The following coding sequences are from one Rutidosis leptorrhynchoides isolate AG116_Rl617_1_P2 chromosome 11, CSIRO_AGI_Rlap_v1, whole genome shotgun sequence window:
- the LOC139875871 gene encoding uncharacterized protein, with amino-acid sequence MLLWDGRRSVLRVDGYPRRIKANPKKIQEFENTQSPRSKKDVHNFVWTEDAEKAFQDMKAFLKELPTLTVPIQGETLTVYLAASSEAISSVLIADRGKTQTPVYFVSKVLTNQPIRHVLARLEISWRIAKWAIELGEHKIIFLPRNSVKGQVIVDFLVELPSDIISQGETPVTRKDEDEFWELYTDGASNEEGACIGLLLVSPNGEEITYAIRLKFAASNSETEYEALLAGLRLKKTLMYNGSRPTSTRSWWQVS; translated from the exons ATGCTCCTTTGGGATGGAAGAAGGTCGGTTCTTAGGGTTGACGGTTACCCAAGAAGAATCAAGGCGAATCCGAAGAAAATTCAGGAATTTGAAAACACGCAATCGCCTAGGAGTAAAAAAGACGTTCATA ACTTCGTTTGGACGGAAGATGCCGAGAAAGCCTTCCAGGATATGAAGGCATTCCTAAAGGAACTACCTACGCTCACGGTACCAATTCAGGGAGAAACTCTTACTGTATACCTCGCTGCTTCCTCCGAGGCAATCAGCTCAGTCTTAATTGCTGACAGAGGTAAAACCCAAACGCCGGTATACTTTGTAAGTAAG GTCCTCACAAACCAACCAATCAGACATGTTCTGGCAAGGCTGGAAATTTCTTGGAGGATAGCTAAATGGGCAATTGAGCTCGGCGAGCACAAAATCATTTTCCTCCCGAGAAATTCCGTTAAGGGTCAGGTGATAGTTGACTTCTTAGTGGAGCTCCCTTCCGACATAATTAGCCAAGGTGAAACTCCCGTCACAAGAAAGGATGAAGACGAATTCTGGGAATTATATACCGATGGGGCATCCAATGAAGAAGGAGCCTGCATTGGTTTGCTTCTAGTATCCCCGAATGGAGAAGAGATAACCTATGCCATCCGACTGAAATTCGCCGCCTCAAACAGTGAGACCGAGTATGAAGCTTTGTTAGCTGGGTTACGCCTAAAAAAAACATTGATGTACAACGGCTCACGGCCTACGTCGACTCGCAGCTGGTGGCAGGTCAGCTAA
- the LOC139875872 gene encoding uncharacterized protein, which produces MEGRDGATCRKMERKGYEVTKGGENGGMKTVATDKTSLRSGIQASIDSSRYGISILNSKNEKFYTLQCDRGGSYRDRNDIGVERKKSSVSRLVECPFRIIGGKGRDGIWVFKPKHLAHNHDPSTNISGHPSFSQLSTAKIQSVKDMIRARIPPRKILSSLRQQISNLPAISRTIYNAKKKFEEKLLGDRSEIGALYEELQKGGFLYDILRSSEGLLTHKEDEENYIWALNAFKEIIGHTNHPLVIMKDRELALMNAITNVFPSALENVAYSTTEAIFLNNWAEFEFTYINKKNAIEYIKNIWLPSKEKFVSPWTERYLHFRNRASSRAEGANSKLKMYLQNSTRGFHKVMETICHAVEHEFNEIKVKIASQKIQVPHYCNNPIYRDLLYHVSQFALKEICQQYEKIKKGTMAHCIDRFMTTMGLLCAHKLKESKEMTFSLELIHPQWRIDTSSMED; this is translated from the exons ATGGAAGGCAGAGATGGAGCCACGTGTCGCAAGATGGAAAGGAAAGGGTACGAGGTAACTAAAGGCGGCGAAAACGGTGGAATGAAAACTGTAGCAACTGACAAAACGTCGCTTCG GTCAGGTATacag GCTTCAATTGACTCATCAA GATATGGGATATCAATCCTCAATTCGAAAAATGAGAAGTTCTACACTTTACAATGTGATCGCGGTGGTTCTTATCGAGATAGAAATGATATTGGGGTTGAAAGAAAAAAGAGCTCGGTATCTCGTTTGGTTGAATGTCCATTTAGAATTATCGGTGGCAAGGGACGTGACGGTATATGGGTATTTAAGCCAAAACATTTGGCTCACAATCATGACCCATCCACTAATATCTCTGGTCATCCGTCATTCAGTCAGTTATCAACTGCCAAGATACAATCTGTAAAAGATATGATCCGGGCTAGAATACCTCCAAGAAAAATTCTTTCTTCTTTACGACAACAAATCTCAAATCTTCCAGCAATCTCTAGAACTATATACAATGCGAAGAAAAAATTTGAAGAGAAACTTTTAGGAGATCGTTCGGAGATTGGTGCCTTATATGAGGAGCTACAAAAAGGTGGTTTTTTGTATGACATTTTACGTAGTTCAGAAGGGCTTTTAACTC ACAAGGAGGATGAAGAAAATTATATTTGGGCCCTAAATGCATTTAAGGAGATTATTGGACACACAAATCACCCTTTGGTGATCATGAAAGATAGAGAATTGGCATTAATGAATGCTATAACAAATGTGTTTCCATCTGCG CTGGAAAATGTGGCATATTCAACAACGGAAGCGATATTTTTAAATAACTGGGCTGAATTCGAGTTTACTTACATAAACAAGAAAAATGCAATTGAATATATAAAGAACATATGGTTGCCTTCGAAAGAAAAGTTTGTTAGTCCTTGGACTGAAAGGTATTTACATTTTCGTAATCGTGCATCATCAAGGGCAGAAGGTGCGAATTCAAAACTCAAGATGTATTTACAAAATTCTACTCGTGGCTTTCACAAGGTAATGGAGACAATTTGTCATGCAGTTGAGCATGAATTTAACGAGATTAAGGTAAAAATCGCAAGCCAGAAAATACAAGTTCCTCATTATTGCAATAACCCCATTTATAGAGATCTTTTGTACCATGTATCTCAATTTGCACTAAAAGAAATATGTCAACAGTATGAGAAAATAAAAAAag GTACAATGGCTCATTGCATCGATCGTTTTATGACTACTATGGGTCTTCTATGTGCTCACAAGTTGAAAGAATCTAAAGAAATGACATTTTCACTAGAGCTTATTCATCCTCAATGGAGGATTGATACTTCCTCAATGGAGGATTGA